One genomic region from Conexibacter woesei DSM 14684 encodes:
- a CDS encoding alpha/beta fold hydrolase: MPHVDVNGQRLYYEIHGEGEPLLCVHGLSVDTLGWTLQLPVWSQQFRTIVFDNRDVGQSSRASGDYEVTDMAADALALADALGLDDFHLLGFSMGGAIAQEVALAAPQRVRTLTLCVTFPGGGAWARAQGHQWAKRALGMSREERVDELLLLTLSEQTYENADGLAFLRELLLNNPHPQEADAFVRQLLATSRHETRDRLAQLTMPVHVVGAEHDALLPVWKSRELAALIPGARLTVLEGAAHGANIDGAELFNAVVLEFLAAAAPAA, from the coding sequence ATGCCGCACGTCGACGTCAACGGACAGCGCCTCTACTACGAGATCCACGGCGAGGGCGAGCCGCTGCTCTGCGTCCACGGCCTGAGCGTCGACACGCTCGGCTGGACGCTCCAGCTGCCCGTCTGGTCCCAGCAGTTCCGCACGATCGTCTTCGACAACCGCGACGTCGGCCAGTCCTCGCGCGCGAGCGGCGACTACGAGGTCACCGACATGGCGGCTGACGCGCTCGCGCTCGCCGACGCGCTCGGGCTCGACGACTTCCACCTGCTCGGCTTCTCGATGGGCGGCGCGATCGCCCAGGAGGTCGCGCTCGCCGCGCCGCAGCGAGTGCGCACGCTGACGCTCTGCGTCACCTTCCCCGGCGGCGGCGCGTGGGCGCGCGCGCAGGGCCACCAGTGGGCGAAGCGCGCGCTGGGGATGAGCCGCGAGGAGCGGGTCGACGAGCTGCTGCTGCTCACGCTCAGCGAGCAGACGTACGAGAACGCCGACGGGCTCGCGTTCCTGCGCGAGCTGCTGCTGAACAACCCGCATCCGCAGGAGGCGGACGCGTTCGTGCGGCAGCTGCTGGCGACCTCGCGCCACGAGACGCGCGACCGGCTGGCGCAGCTGACGATGCCGGTCCACGTCGTCGGCGCCGAGCACGACGCGCTGCTGCCGGTGTGGAAGTCGCGCGAGCTGGCGGCGCTGATCCCGGGCGCGAGACTGACCGTGCTGGAGGGTGCCGCGCACGGCGCGAACATCGACGGAGCCGAGCTCTTCAACGCCGTCGTGCTCGAGTTCCTCGCCGCCGCCGCTCCGGCCGCATAG